AAAGCCTCCTGTAAATCTTGGCTTATTGCTTCATCATTTAAATGTGTGGTCGCAACTCTTACGTATTTTTGAAGATGGTATCTATCAAGTACAAATTTACTTTTTGAAAGACAGTTAACTCCTTGCCTTATCCATGACGCCCCATCTCCTGATATATACACCGTCTCTAAAAAATCAACGTCATATTGTTTATATATGTATTCCGATACTTCAAGCCACAAATCTTCTGAATTCTTATACACTCCCCCAAAATATCGAACATTCTTTAATACTTTTCTCTTCTTATTACTTTTTTCAAAGTCAATTCCCTCATGCACATATACAAGTTTTGGCATAATTGTATTTCTCTTGCCCTTCTCATTCTGTCTCAATATACTTTTTTGTTGTAATGCTACATGGTCCTCATCGGCCTCAACATACAATATTTTTACTTCTCTCTTTTTATCTACTTTTATTTCAGGCTCAACTATTTCAATATTATGTATTTTATTCATCACTGCTTGTTTGCTGATTTCATCAATATATGTCGCCTTTTCTCCTGCCTTTCTGTAGCTGCTGTCAGCTGCTTCATCTATTGCATTAATTACAACATCGGCACTTACTCTGTCATGTGGTTCTACACCTACAATCCTGTCGACTAGGTGTTGTCTATTACCATTTTCCTTATGCTTAAAATATGTCCTGTTATAACTTAGTGTTCCAAATGTCGTTAAAATAGCTGTTTTATCTTTTCTTATAATTTCCCAATACTGTTTCCTTATTTCACAGTTACGGAAATATTCATCCATATCTTCAAGCACTTCTTTAAGTATATCGCGTCCAAGTTTAAATAAATCTTCTTTTAGACCAAGAACAAGATCAGCTAAGTCTTTTCCTTCTTCAATAAAATTTTTTATCTTTTTTTCAATTCTTTTTACCCCAAATTCATTAAAATGTTGTATACTATTATACATAGAAGATGTCATCCTTTCTATTTATTATTTTTGCTTAATTAATATCTTAACAGGATGTCATCTTCTTTTCAATTATATATGGTATTTTATGTCTCATTCCCTACAATAACTTTACGCTAACTGTCCCTTCCTGAAAAGTACTTAAAAAACAAAGCGCCTAAAGCCGCATCTCCCTTCAGTCGAAATTTATTAGAATTTATTATATAATCTAAAATAAGATAAAACAGGAAATAATAACAAGCATTAAATCTAAACCTAAATATACAATTAAACAAATTTTCACTGAGCATTGGCAATTTTTTTAACACCTATGCTTATTTGACCATTGGTAATCAGTTGTTATATGTAAAGCAGTTATTATAAATGTAGATAGAATTTTAGCAAGTAATGCTTTCAATTTTTTGATAAAAAAAAGAGTATTTGAATGTATATATCGTAAATAGCAAGTCAGAAGATTTGTTAGATGAATAAACGGAAAGGATGATTACTGTGACCGATAACGGCAACAGCATCGTACAACTGGATTCGGTAACAAAAGAGAAACTTGCCAGACTGCTATACATGAGTCATATGAAAGAGCCTTTAGACTCCTTTAAAATAGACAGCTTGATGAATGAATACGCTTATTTATGTCATGACGACGGTACATGGACAACACATATTTACGCGATATATCCCAATATAAGAATGTTTTGAATTATAAAGTGTCACAAGCATTAAAAAAATCAGGAAAAGAAAACATGGACAAAAGAAAACATGGACGGAACTATCATTAACGAATTGTTTGAAATTTGTACGGAGGGACTCTTAATAGATTTACAGGAAACAAAAACCCATGAAATCGGTTTATATATACTAAATAACATCAGCACATTGGATGATTTGGAAAATGCCGTTACTGCTTCGAGAAAACGCAAGTGTGACAAAAAGCTAAAATATGATTTAAAATGCAACATATGGAAATTGTTCTAACGACACTCCCTTGTTGTCTGCTTTGGATTGATGTAAAATCTCCTTGCTTATTTGTAAAAAGCCCTCTTAAAGGCGTTTAACCCTTTTTAAAAGATTAATTTATCACTTTAATATTTTTACTATAAAAATTTATATCAAAAACTTATGTCAGAAAAAATAAATTAAAGGAGAAATTACAGGCCGTTTATAAGTGACATTACCTCTGACCTGGTTCTGGCATCGGTTTTTATTATGCCCCTTAAGGCTGAAGTCACGGTTTTAGACCCCGGTTTCTTTACACCCCTCATTGTCATACACAAATGTTCCGCTTCAACAACTACAGCAACCCCCAATGGGTTTATGCTGTTCATAATTATATCTGCAACTTCGCTGGTCAAACGCTCCTGAAGCTGTGGTTTTTTGGCAATAATATCTACAATCCTGGCAAGTTTGCTAAGGCCTAATATCTTGCCCTTTCTGGGTATATAAACCACGTGGGCAACACCTACAAAGGGAAGCAGGTGGTGTTCACATACCGAATACATAGGAATGTCTTTTACAAGAATCATTTCTTCATGAGTGTTTTCCTGAAACACTTTAATGCAATCCTTAGGGTCGGTATAAAGCCCTGCAAAAATCTCTTCATACATTCTTGCCACCCTGTCAGGTGTTTCCACCAGTCCTTCTCTATCAGGATCTTCTCCAATAGCTATAAGTATCTCTCTGACAGCTGCCTTTACACGTTCTTTATCAATCATCTTCACTACCTCTTTTCTGAAAATAAAATTACTTTTTATACAAATTAATTTTATACAAATTAATTTTATACAAATTAAAATTGTTTAAATTATTTTTTTAATATTATTTTTATATAAATAAAATTGCTTTTAAAATTGCTTTTTATACACAATTGGCATGTTAAAATAAATTAAACTTCACATACAAATCATTATACTGTATGCATGGGAAAATGACAATAAATTCTGAAATGAAGGCTATACGTAACCACGGTGTATATAATATCCAAATATACATAATAAGGTAACTAAAAAACCAAGTGATATCGGATGGTATTGTTGAATTTTATGTTAACTAATCAGATTCATTATATAATCTGCAATTATCTCACTAAATATTAAACCTATAGCCATAAAAATCATATTTACAATTATAACGGTAAGTCCTGCTTTACTGCCATTTTTTGTTGCTAATATGCCCATAATAACACCTACAAATCCAAAAATAAAAGAATATCCCAGTAGGGAAACCAGGGCAAAAACCAACCCGCCTACAACCAGGACAATGGTACTAAATGTAGCTGTTTTCTGGCTATTAATGTTCTCCATATCTATCACCCTGTTTAAGTATTTCCTGCTTTTGATATCCATATTCATTTTTTTTGTAAAATCTTTTCACTAAACACTGTACAAAATATAATAAATGGGTTATAATATTATTAGTAACTTATTTTTATTTGCATTTATCTCCAATTTATTTTTTGCAATAGATTCAGCAATACAAATAACATCTGTTCTTGCATATTCCAAGCATTTTATACTGCTTCATTTTGTTTACATAATTGCCAATAATTAAATTTGAAAACATGCTTACTTTTTGCTAAACTTATACCTAACATGTTGCTTATTATGTAAACTCATTTGAACTTTTATTTAAACTTACAAAGGTATTTTATAAAACTAAATTAATAAATAAAGGATGGTTAAAGTGTCTGTGGATTTTAATTTCTTAACTTCAAAACAAAAAAAGGTCTATACTGCAATCGAATCATTCATCAAGGAAAATGGAATGCCTCCTACCGTAAGGGAAATAGGCGAATTAATTGGTGAGAAAACACCTGGAGCTGTACAAGGTATACTAAACAGGCTTGAAGAAAAAGGTGTTATAAGGAGGCAGCCAAGAGTAGCAAGATCTATCCAGCTTGTACAAGAAAACTCAAACTATGCCGACCACGTATATCTGCCGCTAATCAAAAAAATAAGCCAACGTAATGTAGACGACCTGCTCAATATGTACAACATCGTCAAGTACTATCCTGTACCGGCTCATTTGTTTGAAAATGCCGAAAATCATTTTATAATCCAATGTCCTGACAACAGTCTTTTGGACAGTGGCATCTCCTATGAAGACACTTTAGTAATTGACATGAAACCAGACCTTAAAGACGGGGATATAGTACTACTTATGTATGAAAACCTTACTATCCTAAGGTATTATAGCCCTCACGAAGACTCAGACAAAGTTGTTTTAAAAGCTGACAGCGATTTAATTGGAAAGGAAGTATTTAGTAGAGATGAAATAAAAATAATAGGTAAAATGGTTGCTAAATTCACCAAATACTAATTGAAGTACCTGATTATTTTTATTAATTCATCTGTATTAGTATTAAAAATAACAGGGTTAAGCTAATTATTTAAAAGCTTAACCCTTGTTGTTTTTTTATTATTTATTGCTTATTTTTGCTGTTTATATTATTTGACTTTCATTGTTTCTTTGTATTTATTTTTGTGGGCATATTTGGTTTTTACAAACTTTTTATATGTATGCCTTTTTAGACATGCATTTTTTACAGGTAACTTACAATAAGGTCGCCCACTTCATCAGTTCCATAACCCATTTTGCCTGCGCCTAAGTCTTTAATATCATTTTTAACAGCCTTCTTAATGGCATTTTCTATATCTTCTGCTGCCTTAACTTCTCCTAGCTGTTCCAGCATCATTTGTCCTGCTGCTATTGCTGCAAGTGGGTTTATAACATTTTTACCTGTATATTTTGGCGCTGAACCTCCTATAGGCTCATACATTGATACTCCCTCAGGATTTATGTTACCGCCGGCAGCTATTCCCATTCCTCCCTGGATAACTGCTCCAAGGTCAGTTATAATATCCCCAAACATATTGTCTGTCACAATAACGTCAAAGAATTCAGGATTTTTAACCATCCACATACATGTAGCATCAACATGGCAGTAATCTGTCTCTATATCAGGATATTCTTTTGCCACTTCATAAAATACTCTTTCCCATAAATCAAATGCAAATGTTAAAACATTGGTTTTTCCGCATAGCGTTACTTTTTTACCTTTATTTCTCTTTCTTGCATACTCAAATGCAAACCTTATACATCTTTCAACACCTTTACGGGTGTTTATTGATTCCTGGATTGCAATTTCATCAGGAGTACCCTTCTTTAAAAAGCCTCCTCCTCCTGCATACAGACCTTCTGTATTTTCCCTTACAACAACAAAGTCAATATCCTCAGGTCCTTTGTCTTTTAAAGGAGTGTCCACTCCTTCATAAAGGATAACAGGTCTTAAATTGATGTACTGGTCAAGCTCAAAACGCAGCCTTAACAGTATACCTTTTTCCAAAATACCAGGGGCTACATCAGGATGTCCTATTGCACCAAGCAAAACAGCATCCCTTGATTTTATTTTTTCAATATCACTGTCAGTTAATACTTCCCCAGTTTTTAAATATCTGTCCCCACCTAAGTCGTAATACTCTAAATCCACTTGGAAATTATGCTTTTTGCTGACTGCTTCTAAAACTTTAACACTTTCCCGGACAACTTCAGGTCCTGTACCGTCACCAGGTATAACTCCGATATTGTACTTTTTCATATTCAAAATCCTCCTTTTGTAATTTCATATGATAAATGTCCATATGTTTCTGTACCGGTGTGTCATAAGTAATTTACATGTTGTAATTTTTGTATGTTAAAATGTCTGCTTGTAAATATACTCTCTCTAAATATTATAACACTAATTATATTTTGTCATTATAAATATTGATTTATAGATATTAATTATAATTCTTAAAACTAGTTTATTCTACCTGATATTTACCTTAATCATGCCGGCTTTTTAATGTTTTTTGATTTATTTTATAATTTTTCGCCAAATCCATTTTCTCCACAGCCCTTTCATGTTAAAATGATATTAATGGAATTTAGGAAAAGATGCAGCGATATGGAGGTAAGGCACCTTGTCTTTTAAAAAAATAAAGATACTTTTAATGAAAGTTCAATAATCTCAACTATAAATGAAATTAAATCTAGTAATGACAGCCTTTTGATGGATAACTTTATATCTGAATTTACCCCTTTTATTAAAAAAGAAGTAATAAAATTTACAAAAAAGCCTTTTGAAATAGAAAATACTTTTGAATTTAGTGTTGCTGTTTTAGCATTTAAAGAGGCCATTGATTACTATAGTAAAAACCAGCATTTAAGCTTTTTGGATTTTTCTTCTTTATTGATAAGAAAGCGTCTTTTAGACTATGTAAAATTCAGCAATGGAAAAAAAACATTTTCTATTTCCAATTTTGAAAAAAAGCATTTACATTTAATTGAACAACTGCATCTACCGGAACAAAACAAGTACCATAAAGAGTATACCATGTTATATGAAATAAGTATATTTAAAAAAATGCTTAAACCTTTTAAAATATCTGATGAAAATCTTCTCAAGTATTCACCAAGAAATGACATAATAAAACATAAATGTTTTAAAGTGGCGGAAGAAATTTTGAAAAATAATGATTTATTGGAGGATATTTTAACTAAGAAAATTTATCCCGTGTCAAAACTGCAAAAAATTACACAAGTCAAAAAAAGGGACATTAGGTATCATAAAGGGTTTATTGTTTCTGCCGTTTTAATTTTTTCCTCAAAATTAGATACTTTAAAAGGATATATTAATAATTTCTTAGATGAAAAATTTGAAAAAACCGGGGTACTTATAGCAATGAAAGAAAATTATGGTATTGTAGTTACTAAAGAGTTTCTCTTTTTATCAATACCAAAAAAGCCTTCCATGGCAATTGGTCAAACCTTGGAATTTAAATCTTTTTATCTCTCTATAATAAAAGGTGTATCTCATGATATAGTAATAAAAGTGTTGATTATTATTGCTATATTATCAATGAGCGCTGCTTTTTTGTTCAGTTTTTTGGCTCAGCTTTTTCTGGTCTAAAATAAATAATCATATTTTTGCAATTTATGTTGACATAACTAATAATTAACTTATTTGAAAATAATTCTTCGTATTTTTCTTTCTATTGCCATTATTTTTTCCATTCCTGTTGTAATGTCGTTTTCGTCATATTTAAAGAATTTAATTTTGTACCCGTCAACGTGGTATTGTTTTTTCAAATCTTCTTTTGAGAATAAATATATTGTATTTTGAAAGGGTTTTTTCCAACCGGAAATAATTTTTTTATATTCTTTTTTCTTGTTTGTTAATTGGTCAAATCTTTTATGTACATCTTCACTTGTGTTTTCCAGTAATTCTTTGATTATAAGCAAAATATCATCAGATGATAAATCTTCTGCCTTTTTTTCAATTGGTCTGATAACAAAAACATAACCAACAAAAGCAAAACCTACATATACAGTATGGTCATATATGAAAAACACTATATTCTTTATATATTCTCCTTGCTCATTTTCTATAGGTATATCAAAACCATTATATATACACGTAAAATTATCCAGCGGAATAGCTTCTATGAATAAAAAAGGCATCCTGCTATAGAAGAAAACCTTCGCATACCACTCATCAATAAAGTCTTTTTTTTCATAGGGTAAAAAAATATTAACTTTAAATCCTTTTATATAAAATTTTACATGTTTAATTAACATATCTAGAAAGTAATTTATAACATGTATATTATTGTAGTACTTTTCCATTAATAGTCCTTCCTTAACTTCCTTGTATTTTTTCTTATCCGGAATTTCATTCCTTATTTCTTCAATAGACCGGTCAATATACACGCCTCTGCCCAGCTCAACAGCTTTTAGCCGGCCTTGAAAAAAATCAACACAGATAAACTTAGTTTTAAAACAATAAGCAATCTTTTTAATAATATCTCTAAGCATTTTATTCCTCCAAAAGCCATATAACCTTTTATTTTTGTTATTAAGCAGAATTTTTTCAACTACAAATATCAGGTAAATTGCAATTTACCTGATATTTGTAGTTTATCTATATCTTTAATTTAATTATACATCCTGTCTAATCAAAACTCCACCCAAACCATTCTTCTACTGATTCTTTAAATCTTTCTATTAGAACTTCAGCAAAAGATCTGGATGTTACAACTGCTGTAACTCCTGCTGCAGAATCGTAAGGCGTCTTTGATGATCTTTCTTTTATAGTTTTTGTATAAACATTTTCTACATCAAAAACTCTGGTAGTATGCGCCTCATCAACAATAGTAAAAATTGCTCCGAAAAACACACCGGAAAAAGTTGCGTATACAATTCTATTTCCCATTTTTCCTACTTCTATAGTCTCACCGGTAATTGCCCATTCTAAAAAAGCATCATATGCATTGCCTCTTAACATTTCATCTGTCAGTGCAACAAGAAACGAACTGGCACCTCCTGAAATCATTCCCTGTATAATACGCCCTCCAAAACTTAAACCTTTACCATTAACAAATCCAACTCCTATAAAATGACTTGCCAATCCACCCACAGCACCTGTTATTACATCAATACTGTAATCTTTAATTAACTGTTTTGGAGTATAATATATGTCGTTAAATATTCCTTGGTAAAACACATTAATTGTTGTAAATATAGTGTTTAAACTAATGCTTACTGCTAATGATTTACCCAATAACGAACTAACTAAAGTAAAGTTACCCGAAGGGTCAATATTCATTACAGGATTTGCATGGGCATATAGGTACTTGTGCAAGCTGTATGGATCTTGTATAAATCCTTCAAACGGATCCATTGTTGTAAATCTTCCTATAGCCGGATTCATGTACCTTGCTCTTAAGTAGTAGAATCCTATGTTAGCATCATACTGTTCTCCTGTGTACAAAAACTCATTCTCTGTATCGCCTGTTTTTTCAATTAGATTTCCAAAAGCATCATATGTGTATGTATCAGTTACTTCTCCGTTGCTATTTGTCAGAGCCCTTGTACTTCCTAAACCATCAAAGTGATAGTAGCTTTTAACATCTCCTCTTTTTTGGCTTATAAGATCATCCCCATGAACATAACTAACTATAAGCTTGCCTTTTTCATTTCTTTCTTCTAAAACTTTCGCATAATCTGTATTTTTATCTACAGTATATCTGCTAAATTTTGCATCGTCAACTATTTTTCCAACTCTTATCCCGTCCACGTCATAAACATATTCAACAGTTGATGTACCGGTCTGGTTGGTTGTAACTACACTTACAAGCCTGTTATCATATCCATAGGTATATAATATTGTCTCTGTCTCATTTTTCTTTGAAAGAGTGTTTCCATTATTGTCATAAGTATAGACATTTTCACCTTCTGAAATAAGCCTGTTATTTTCATCATAAGTATAATTCACAGTGTTTCCGTCATCCGTCTTAGTCAGCCTGTTTCCTACAGCATCATAAGTATAGCTTATTTCACGTATAGTTCCATCAGGATTATTTATAGTTTCTTTTAACAGTTTATAAGTATTATCATACTCATATTCTATAACTCTTCCGGTATGTTCTTCAATTTTTATTCTGCTACCTGCAGGTCCTAAT
The genomic region above belongs to Acetivibrio saccincola and contains:
- a CDS encoding anti-sigma factor domain-containing protein — protein: MDNFISEFTPFIKKEVIKFTKKPFEIENTFEFSVAVLAFKEAIDYYSKNQHLSFLDFSSLLIRKRLLDYVKFSNGKKTFSISNFEKKHLHLIEQLHLPEQNKYHKEYTMLYEISIFKKMLKPFKISDENLLKYSPRNDIIKHKCFKVAEEILKNNDLLEDILTKKIYPVSKLQKITQVKKRDIRYHKGFIVSAVLIFSSKLDTLKGYINNFLDEKFEKTGVLIAMKENYGIVVTKEFLFLSIPKKPSMAIGQTLEFKSFYLSIIKGVSHDIVIKVLIIIAILSMSAAFLFSFLAQLFLV
- a CDS encoding RHS repeat-associated core domain-containing protein, which produces MSDRNHKDRRRRNNTTYEYDKKGRLTKIIDAYGNSTTIEYNPIGKKSAETDSLGRRTEYIYDIYGNLEKTIYPDGTEEKFTYDKEGNRLTYTDRAGNVTKYFYDKLGRLVKKVNPDGSFTETEYDVNGRKIKEIDALGNVTTYEYDKAGNNISVTDALGNTTFYEYDGNGNITKIIDARGNEINYEYDETGARTKSINAEGNTPLGQRATVTDNRGTTKFEYDVMGRLIKETGPDGISIEYTYDAAGNKTGVKVPSGTTTYTYDKLNRLSTVTDPDGGVTTYIYDEVGNRTGVTYPNGTKMLYTYDELNRLVELVNQDANGEIISSYKYTLGPAGSRIKIEEHTGRVIEYEYDNTYKLLKETINNPDGTIREISYTYDAVGNRLTKTDDGNTVNYTYDENNRLISEGENVYTYDNNGNTLSKKNETETILYTYGYDNRLVSVVTTNQTGTSTVEYVYDVDGIRVGKIVDDAKFSRYTVDKNTDYAKVLEERNEKGKLIVSYVHGDDLISQKRGDVKSYYHFDGLGSTRALTNSNGEVTDTYTYDAFGNLIEKTGDTENEFLYTGEQYDANIGFYYLRARYMNPAIGRFTTMDPFEGFIQDPYSLHKYLYAHANPVMNIDPSGNFTLVSSLLGKSLAVSISLNTIFTTINVFYQGIFNDIYYTPKQLIKDYSIDVITGAVGGLASHFIGVGFVNGKGLSFGGRIIQGMISGGASSFLVALTDEMLRGNAYDAFLEWAITGETIEVGKMGNRIVYATFSGVFFGAIFTIVDEAHTTRVFDVENVYTKTIKERSSKTPYDSAAGVTAVVTSRSFAEVLIERFKESVEEWFGWSFD
- the folE gene encoding GTP cyclohydrolase I FolE produces the protein MIDKERVKAAVREILIAIGEDPDREGLVETPDRVARMYEEIFAGLYTDPKDCIKVFQENTHEEMILVKDIPMYSVCEHHLLPFVGVAHVVYIPRKGKILGLSKLARIVDIIAKKPQLQERLTSEVADIIMNSINPLGVAVVVEAEHLCMTMRGVKKPGSKTVTSALRGIIKTDARTRSEVMSLINGL
- the lexA gene encoding transcriptional repressor LexA, which encodes MVKVSVDFNFLTSKQKKVYTAIESFIKENGMPPTVREIGELIGEKTPGAVQGILNRLEEKGVIRRQPRVARSIQLVQENSNYADHVYLPLIKKISQRNVDDLLNMYNIVKYYPVPAHLFENAENHFIIQCPDNSLLDSGISYEDTLVIDMKPDLKDGDIVLLMYENLTILRYYSPHEDSDKVVLKADSDLIGKEVFSRDEIKIIGKMVAKFTKY
- a CDS encoding 3-isopropylmalate dehydrogenase yields the protein MKKYNIGVIPGDGTGPEVVRESVKVLEAVSKKHNFQVDLEYYDLGGDRYLKTGEVLTDSDIEKIKSRDAVLLGAIGHPDVAPGILEKGILLRLRFELDQYINLRPVILYEGVDTPLKDKGPEDIDFVVVRENTEGLYAGGGGFLKKGTPDEIAIQESINTRKGVERCIRFAFEYARKRNKGKKVTLCGKTNVLTFAFDLWERVFYEVAKEYPDIETDYCHVDATCMWMVKNPEFFDVIVTDNMFGDIITDLGAVIQGGMGIAAGGNINPEGVSMYEPIGGSAPKYTGKNVINPLAAIAAGQMMLEQLGEVKAAEDIENAIKKAVKNDIKDLGAGKMGYGTDEVGDLIVSYL